The genomic region CCTGCCGAAGGGGAAATATGGAGCAACGAATACTGGGCGAAGAAGGGTGACATACCGTTGTGGATGTTCCGCAAGCGGATCGGTGCACCGAAGCCGGGCGAGCCGGCGCGGCCGGTGGTGTTCTTCGTCCACGGCTCGTCGGTGACAGCAAGGGTGTTCGACCTCACGGTGCCCGGCAAGGGCGAGTATTCGCTGCTCAACACATTTGCCCGCTACGGCTTCGATTGCTGGACCATGGACCACGAGAATTACGGCAAGTCCGGCCGCACGTCGGGCAACGCGGATATTGCGAGCGGCGTCGAGGATCTGAAGGCCGCGGTCGAGGTGATCGCGCATGAGACCGGGCAGCGGCGCTATCACTTCGTCGGCGAATCTTCGGGCGCCCTGCGGGCCGGCGCTTTCGCAATGGCCGCGCCCGAGCGCATCGACCGCCTGGTGTTCGCGGCCTTCACCTACAAGGGCGAGGGCTCGCCGACGCTGGCGAAGCGCGCCGAGCAACTCGCCTATTACCGCAGCCACAACATGCGCAAGCGCGACCGCGA from Bradyrhizobium elkanii USDA 76 harbors:
- a CDS encoding alpha/beta hydrolase is translated as MMSSDHSRRTMIKGIGIATAAGVLGTATAQAATAVPAEGEIWSNEYWAKKGDIPLWMFRKRIGAPKPGEPARPVVFFVHGSSVTARVFDLTVPGKGEYSLLNTFARYGFDCWTMDHENYGKSGRTSGNADIASGVEDLKAAVEVIAHETGQRRYHFVGESSGALRAGAFAMAAPERIDRLVFAAFTYKGEGSPTLAKRAEQLAYYRSHNMRKRDRDMIRSIATRDRPGTSDPAVVEVLADVEMQFGDQIPTGTYLDMTANLPVVHPEKVLAPVLLVRGEYDGIAAVPDIEEFFNKLPNGDRQFVILPGTAHSVALATNRELFWHVTRAFLTMPTPIVT